Proteins found in one Promicromonospora sukumoe genomic segment:
- a CDS encoding IclR family transcriptional regulator produces the protein MTETTTGGDGVRSVHRALELLAHFDEQHSSHSIRDLVEASGLAKSTVVRLVTTLEHAGMLWTRGDGRITAGVGLMRWSRLAQSTWSVPPEATEVLTQLGRDCGGESSRVYVRQGTARVCIAQQEGTQQLRHVVQVGEAMPIWLGATGHVLLTGLPPDQVEGIGVAAGHGADSAARLARTVEETRARGWSASHGEREAGVSAIAAPVTTPEGRVAAAVGLGGPTSRFTPEHLDAWRPVVLEAAARLARIPFFGGIA, from the coding sequence GTGACAGAGACGACGACCGGCGGCGACGGGGTGCGCAGCGTGCACCGCGCGCTCGAGCTGCTGGCGCACTTCGACGAGCAGCACAGCTCGCACAGCATCCGGGACCTGGTCGAGGCCAGCGGGCTCGCCAAGTCCACCGTCGTGCGGCTCGTCACCACGCTGGAGCACGCCGGGATGCTCTGGACGCGCGGCGACGGGCGCATCACGGCGGGCGTCGGGCTGATGCGCTGGTCGCGGCTGGCGCAGTCCACCTGGAGCGTGCCGCCCGAGGCCACGGAGGTGCTCACGCAGCTGGGCCGGGACTGCGGCGGGGAGTCCAGCCGCGTCTACGTGCGCCAGGGCACCGCGCGCGTCTGCATCGCCCAGCAGGAAGGGACCCAGCAGCTGCGGCACGTCGTGCAGGTCGGCGAGGCCATGCCGATCTGGCTCGGCGCCACCGGGCACGTGCTGCTGACCGGGCTCCCGCCCGACCAGGTCGAGGGCATCGGCGTCGCCGCGGGCCATGGGGCCGACTCTGCCGCCCGGCTCGCCCGCACCGTCGAGGAGACCCGCGCGCGCGGGTGGTCGGCCAGCCACGGCGAGCGCGAGGCAGGAGTCTCCGCCATCGCCGCGCCCGTGACCACACCGGAGGGCAGGGTGGCGGCCGCCGTCGGCCTCGGCGGCCCGACCAGCAGGTTCACCCCGGAGCACCTCGACGCCTGGCGCCCCGTCGTGCTGGAGGCCGCCGCCCGGCTCGCC
- a CDS encoding universal stress protein: protein MSVLVVASATTEGRAALLEGVAEARRRATTLQWCNVGSTPVDGAAELLAGVEASQVTRDPHQDPIDAVLDVVAAGDVEVLVVGARRRSPLGKLVLGSMAQRLILDSPVPVLTVKPAAGAGGGRGSGS, encoded by the coding sequence GTGTCCGTACTTGTCGTAGCGAGCGCGACCACTGAAGGTCGTGCCGCCCTGCTCGAAGGGGTCGCCGAGGCGCGCCGTCGCGCGACGACGTTGCAGTGGTGCAACGTCGGATCCACCCCCGTCGACGGCGCCGCGGAGCTGCTGGCCGGGGTCGAGGCGAGCCAGGTGACCCGCGACCCCCACCAGGACCCGATCGACGCGGTCCTGGACGTCGTCGCCGCGGGCGACGTCGAGGTGCTCGTGGTCGGCGCCCGGCGGCGCAGCCCGCTCGGCAAGTTGGTGCTCGGGTCGATGGCGCAGCGGCTGATCCTCGACTCCCCGGTACCGGTGCTCACCGTCAAGCCGGCCGCGGGCGCGGGCGGCGGACGGGGGAGCGGCTCATGA